From a region of the Balaenoptera acutorostrata chromosome 14, mBalAcu1.1, whole genome shotgun sequence genome:
- the LOC103009831 gene encoding COP9 signalosome complex subunit 8-like: MPVAVMAESSFSFRKLLDQCENQELEAPGGIATPPVYGQLLALYLLYNDMNNARYLWKRIPPAIKSANSELGGIWLVGQRIWQRDFPGLYTTISAHPWSETVQPIMEALRDATRRRAFALVSQACTSIITDNFVAFVGLPMEEAVKGILEQGWQADSTTRMVMPKKPVAGALDVSFNRFIPFSEPAPVPPIPNEQQLARLTDYVAFLEN, encoded by the coding sequence ATGCCAGTGGCAGTGATGGCGGAAAGTTCCTTTAGTTTCAGAAAGTTGCTGGATCAGTGTGAGAACCAGGAGCTCGAGGCTCCAGGAGGAATTGCTACACCCCCAGTGTATGGTCAGCTTCTAGCTTTATATCTGCTTTACAATGACATGAATAATGCAAGATATCTTTGGAAAAGAATACCACCTGCTATAAAATCTGCAAATTCTGAACTTGGGGGAATTTGGTTGGTAGGACAAAGAATCTGGCAGAGGGATTTCCCCGGGCTCTATACCACCATCAGCGCTCACCCGTGGTCTGAGACAGTCCAGCCAATCATGGAGGCACTTAGAGATGCCACCCGGAGGCGAGCCTTCGCCCTGGTCTCTCAGGCATGTACCTCCATCATCACCGACAATTTCGTAGCCTTTGTTGGACTTCCCATGGAAGAGGCTGTGAAAGGTATCCTAGAACAAGGATGGCAGGCCGACTCCACCACAAGGATGGTCATGCCCAAAAAGCCAGTTGCAGGGGCCCTGGATGTTTCCTTTAACAGGTTTATTCCCTTTTCAGAGCCTGCCCCCGTTCCACCCATCCCCAATGAACAGCagttagccagactcaccgattATGTGGCTTTCCTCGAAAACTGA